A region of the Parambassis ranga chromosome 24, fParRan2.1, whole genome shotgun sequence genome:
CCcatcatgtgtttatttaaagtaaATATAGTGAGAAATAAcattgatttgtgtgtttagaTCAGAATATTTTTCAGTCCAAATAATCCagctaattttattttatttgatgatAAAGCCTCACAGCTCCTGCGGCCATGTACTGCCAATGATTAACACCTCAGGTGAAGTTCATAATACAACAAACAGAGGACGTTACCTCAGAGGAATGTGAGCAAAGCGCAGCTTTGAAGCCTGGCGTCGGACTTTGTGAGCACTGTTGGAGCGCTGGTTTTGTAAAtgtggtctttgtgtgtgcGCAGAGTTCATCTTTAATAGTAAATACCTGCTCTGTGTAGACCAGCGGTCCCCAAACCAAACACCACACTCTGTGTGCgtgtcactctgtgtgtgtgatccactctgtgtgtgtgtgtgtgtgtgtgatccactctgtgtgtgtctgtgtcatcactataggctgttccatactccgcgagacaaagagcgctccacgggtggtaagagaaaaaggtcttttccgcactgaggtaccatactccgcgagacgcgtgtgcgcagaactcctcatactcCTCActccactaaactataaggaaagactttactgagttttttaacacaccacaaggacgtgtgccatggcaagagggcattatacagagagggggcctgcaacagcgtgagatgtccggcgatgagttgtgaaaatgcgacattaaaagtaacaacagcaaagattcagtgtttgtgcctttatgaccacatttgcacatctactgtgttccaatgtgcctgcgatacttcaaactgtccggtgatgagctgtgaagatgcgacattaaaagtaacaatagcaaagatatacagacattgttaacgagcctattatgcccgggtatgtaggagtatatagaatggtaataacagtcaccatctggtatgtgtgaacggctgtctggagttattggtgacaaatcaccctgacttgcctttctttctttcttttattgctcatcatgcaaaaccggtatggtcttatctaaatctgttgaatcagtgctgtttatacacctacctatatacctggacggccacaataaattccgaccaatcacagcatggttgccgcacagccttgaaagacaaagttcggcccggaccctgcgcacaagagtgcggaacagTGGgcagtcagagacaaaaaaatgacgtcattttgtgggcgtaacgtctgcacggggggaaaaatgtctttgtctcacggagtatggatccagcttatcACAGAAGGATCGTGTCTCTCAGAAGCAGTATGACATCATGTGGGAATCTTGAGCTGGTCTGTGCTCCCTGTCTTCCAGGTTACCTTCAGGAGGCCTACCTCTGGACCAAGCAGGTCCTGTCCATCATGGAGAAGTCCATGGTGCTTCTGCAGGATGTGACAGACGGCTCTCTGTATGAAGGAGTGGCCTACGGGACTTACACCACCCGCTCCCTGTTCCAGTACATGTTCCTGGTGCAGCGTCACTTTGCCATCGGCCACTTCGACCACCCCTGGCTGCTGAAACACTTCGCCTTCCTCTACAGGACCATCCTGCCAGGTACCTCTCCCACACActtttttaaagctgtttatgtttttatgaaaaTGATACATTTGGCTGCCAAATACAGAGCAAGTCAACAGTCCATGAGGAAGTGTTTACTTAGCTATGAATGGCCGTCCCTAATTCTTCCTGCCAAAACCTTGATTCTATTAGATTAGGCATGAAAATCTCCTCAGGCTGCCACAGTGGAGAGAAGCGTCTCCTCTGGGCTGGATATGGGTTATGCATGCGTGCAGTTATTACCTTCCTGGATGCCTTTCAAAGCTGTGCTCAGACCTGCAGGGATCTGTGCTGTCCGGGGAGTTCTGTCTGAAGGGTCAGGGGCAGGGCAGCAATCGGGTGGGTGAGGGGCCCACCAACCCCAGTTTTTCTGTTCTGTGGCTGCACCCTGAAAGCACCTCTAATTATATCAGCGGGGAAAGCTGCAGAGCCACAATAGAAGCTTTTCTCCTCgcagcagacacaaagacaaggcCGGATTATTTTAAACTGCCCAGATGATCGCTGCTCCCTCACTGGATGtgttgtgttctctgtgtgtgtgagagacgcTCACAGAGCTAACACACCTTGTTTGTTTACCTTAGTAGTTGccagtgttttctgttttgttgaatGAGCCTCACGATGTATGGCAGCTTTCATCCAAACTTTTCTGGGAGTTCTTGGCATAAATGGCTCTTGTGGCTCCATGTGGCATTTCCTTGCATTACAGAGAGATGCATTAAAAACAGTGTTATACAGCCTGAATGGCAGAAATGTCTGCTACCACAACTAGTGAGTGTCGCTGGTTTAATAAGAAAATGTTGCTGATCTTGATCTTTTCTGGATCTAGTGGTTATATTTTTTAgtattaccgtattttcacgaccataaggcgcatGGTATTATAAGtatgctacgctaaaacatacgtAAATAACAAGGTAACGGGAGCAAAAAAGCGAGTTAAGTCGGACTTGattacaacaatgtacaataaacaggaaacaactgtgcGAGTTAAAACTtgcagcttccctctcatcactgtcagagtcactgtcgctgtcgttgccggctggctgttcggaaattatgccggctttcggaaaagctcggacaacagtcaatgcagaaacattAGTCCACGCATCCACGGGCGTAACttgcccggcgctgcctcccagtaaagctgtgctcgccgtctgccacCCATGGCTCCCACGCCGCTCACAACTTCACTTTGAACGCCGTGTTTACGCCAATGTCTGGCAGTTGGAGTtcttttgttaaccctcccgggattacggcaagctctgaattcatctgcttcacctggtGTTTTACACCGGCGGTGTGACGGGCGCGCTTGAAGTCGCAGATCAGCAGGGACAGTGATGGTCTCTTTACATAAGCCACTCTCAGCCCTTTAGATCGGCCTTtcctgctggaaacttttcttttggCAGCATCTTCCTCTTACAAATGaccataggcggaagtttctgcccattaccatagcaaccaagaacaacagtgaaagCCGACGCTGCCAGCAtacgtagtttacgtatcaCGTCCCCTGTGTcgggtactcaacccatacacaaggcgcaccggaTTATTAGGCGCACGGCTgacttttgagaaaatgttaggcttttaggtgcgccttataaaAATACGTTATATCCTTTTTATCTCCAGTCTGCATTGTGGAGTTCCCTCAGCTCTGCTAGAGATGATTTTATCGTCCTCTCTGACCTGCATTCCAGGATATTTAGATCACAGTGTTTCTTTACATTTACAAACCAACCAACGATTTATATATAGTAATATATTGTACCTTTGTACAGCGTTCATCTGAGATAGAAGATCTCAATTAAATATGTATTATACataaaatatgtattatatGAGCAGCGCCCACACCTTAACGTGTGGTAAAAATCAGTTTATTTACAATTTCACAATCAGTAATTCAATCAATCTTTAAATGATcagtttatatatttaataacTCGTTTCCACAGATTAATTTTATATTGCAGTGAACAATAAGAAAGAATGTTCCTGCTGCGAGTTGTGTTCGTGCTGACAAATGATTGAGTGTGATTACATGCTGCAGTAAGTGTAGCTGGTTTCTAAGAACCCTCAGAGCAGCGGAGTGAACGGTATTCCTGACATCATTACAGACAACAAAACAGCGTCAACACTCGGTGTGGGACTGAGTGGGGTCACAGGGGTTCGTGTTGGAGGGACACTTTTATTGCCCTGGGTAATGCTGAATGTTGATAAatgaagtgacacacacacacacatgcatctggTCACACAACTCATGCATGTTTGTCTTGTTATTTATGATGTGTGAGAGTCAGACGTTTTCCCGTCTGTGTTTTCTCACCAGGATTTCAGCGCACTGTCGCCATCGCAGACTCCAACTATAACTGGTTCTACGGACCGGAGAGCCAGCTGGTCTTTCTGGATCGCTACGTGTTGCGTAACggcagtggaaactggctggcAGAGCTGATTCATCAGAACAGGGTGATGGAGGGGCCAGGGCAGGCTGGGAAAGGCCAGCGCTGGtgcactctgcacacagagTTCATCTGGTGAGCTTCCAGGTTCCAGGATAAGAATATAAGCATGCAAAACCTTTATTCCAAGGTTAAAACCTATACCTACGGTGTGGTCAGAACTGTTTGTCACAGTTTTTCTAGGCTGGCAGGAGgagctttgtgtgtttatcttatGTCAAACATTTTCAGTGTCTGTCTCCATTTTGTCCTGCAGGTATGACCCCGACCTGATCCCCAAACCCCCTTCAGATTTTGGAACACCCCGACTCCACTTCTTTGAAGACTGGGGCGTGGTGACGTACGGCAGCGCTTTACCTGCAGGCACCaactcctccttcctctccttcaaGTCTGGGAAGCTGGGTGGACGCGCCATCTTCGACATCGTTCACAGGAACAAGTACAAAGAGTGGATCAAGGGGTGGAGGAACTTCAACGCCGGTCACGAGCACCCCGATCAGAACACTTTCACCTTTGCACCCAATGGTGTCCCCTTCGTCACCGAGGCACTGTACGGACCCAAGTACACTTTGCTCAACAACGCCGTGTTGTTTAGCTCAGGCTTTTCAGGGAGCTGCTTCAAGCCGTGGGCCGGACAGGTCACAGAAGCCTGCGACTCCAAGTGGTTGAAGTACAAAGTCGGGTATGCGGCTGATGCTCAGGGACGAGTGGAAGCTGCTATAGAGAGACAGGGAATGGTCTTTATTCGAGGGGAGGGACATTCCGCTTATAACCCAGAACTGAAGATCAGGAACTTCCAGAGGAACTTGCTCCTCCTTCAcccacagctgctgctcctcgtGGACCACATCCACCTGGATCCAGACAGCCCAGCGAGGGCCGTGAGTGCCTTCTTTCACAACATGGAGCTGCCATTCCAGAGTACAAAGGTCGACGGTGTTCATGGGGCGTTTGTGTTGCACGGAGAGGACCAATATAAGATGTTCTGGATGGATGACACGAGCCACAGTAACAAAGGGGTGCTGGGTTACTGGAATTACCCCCGAGGGTACCCCTATAATGGCTCTAACTATGTGAACGTTACAACGCCGCTGAGGTACCCTCACACCAGGGTGGCCTACATTTTCTTTGGACCGGGTGTGGATGTACAGAGCTTCAGCCTGCGTGGAGACGATCAGAGGGTGGATATTTACCTGGCCACCAAGGACCACACCTACACCGTCTACCTGCTGACCGGAGAAGTGACCAGCAAGCCTCTATTCGCCATGGTGCTACTGGACCACAAGAAAGTTGTATTCGAGAAGGCGGCAGCCGCGGTAGACGGTTCGCCAGAGGAAGTGGAGGAATACGTCAATGTGATGGAGGACAACCTCCAGCACGTCAAGCCCGTCTTccagcagatggagaggcaCATCCTGGGACAGGTCCTCAACACTGCCAGCTTCCGTAAGACTGCAGAGCGCCTCCTCCAGTTCTCTGACAAGAGGAAGACGGAGGAGGTCATCGAGAAGATGTTCGCCATGTCCAAGAAACAGGGCAAGGGTAAAGGGGGGAAGAAGGTGAACCTCGGGGACAAACTCTCTGAGAGTCTGCCAGACATTTTTGCACAGATCGAAGTGaatgagaagaaggagagacagaggacttcAAAGCGTACATATGAGGACAGTCCGGAGGAGGGGGACGCAGACTCACGAGCCTTTATGGATTACACAGATGGCCGCAGGAACAGAAAAGGCGGCTTCGTCAAGGGCCGTAAATTCAAGGAGGTCCACATGGTGGCCACAGCAGGGAGCGAGAGTCTCCCCAGCACTGCTTCCTACATCAGActgttcctcctcctgaacACCGCCACCTTCTTTTTACTGCTGGCTGTGCTCCTGACTCGCTTTCAGAGGGGGCggagcctgcacacacagagatgcttcTACACCATCCTTCTGATCGACTGCTTCATCCTACTGTACCTCTACTCctcctgctctcacacacagtgctAACATCAGGAGCATGTGACACCCCACACTTCACTCTGAGCCAGGTCTAATGACAGAATATTAGAGCCACTGTTtaataaaactgttttttagACTCACAAATTGGACCTTAACGGTTAGACAGCACTCTTCAACCTGCAGCTCCACAATagtaagaaaaaaaggaaaacaaaggatGTGTTTTAAGTGGTAAGTCAGTGCTGTGGATTTTCTGATGCCTACATTTTAAAcctttatttatgaaaaaaaaaaaagattttatgaCATGTAACTCGAACTCTTTGGCTGTTTGTGTAACAGTGGCTCTAATCCTGCTAAGATCTACCTAATGGGTGTTTGTttagggaagaaaaaaaaacaagtgattcCAAATAGGAATTGATGAATTGATCGGTGAGACGGAACCAGGCCACCTCTGATGTAATGAGCTTCTGTGGAGCTTTAGAACTGAGTCTTTTGTTCAGAGGTCCCACCTTGTATCACGGTTGTCACCACATCTGAGATCGGACATGCTACATACAGCATATAGTGACACATGTAAATGTATATATGTTAAAGCAAGATATATTTTttggtctctttttttttttactctttgtaaataaaatgacaacatgacagcagaggtgtgcggtcagtgtgtgtgtagtgattTGTTGGATGTCCATTTACTTTGGTTTCTATGACAACGAGTAAGATATGTGCTGACCAGAAAAGGTCAAACTTGCATGAATTTTagaatataaacatgtttttcttgccTCCGAGATGTTTCGTTGTTGTAACATCCACATGGTGAATGTGACTGGATACAAATAATGAACAGTAATAAGAGCCCTCCATGGAGAAACTCAGTGGGTCTTATGTTTCAGTGAGTCAGGGACCCTCGCTGTGTGCAGGGCTGTGATGTAACTGTGAGGCATCACTGGCTGGCCTTTTGTTGACTTCAGGCTCCTAACTTCTCACAAATTATGAGTAGATAATCATTTCCAGATGTGCTCCGCTGCAGCTTCCTTTATATGAAATATGACCTGCGTCGTCTGCTTTAAACGCCCATTTCCTGCACCAAACGCATAACCAGTGAAACCTCACTGTGCCAAACAGACAGATGCTCAGTCAGTCTGACTGAAACCGCTCCGATTAAACTTTAAAAAGAGGTCAGCCATTTCCTGGAGTTCCTTGTCGTCCTCCTTCAAGGGTGTTAGAAAATGAAAGGCTGCCACCTGCTGCACGTTTCTGCACATCTCACATCAACCTTCATGCATTTATTCCATCAGTCATAGCCTCACCTTCTCATgatgtgtgtacatttttttattgcacattgtcctaaatgacagaaaatatcTGTCAAGGATATTcagggggcaacagtggcgcagtgggatagcagggttgtccaataaccggaaggttggtggttcgatcccaactcctccctagtcactgttgtgtgttcttgggcaagacacttcaccctagcctgtggcgcgccttgctagtcattgtatgacccgtaacgtaacgaatttccctctgggattaatacagtatctaaaataaaaaaaaaaaaaaataagtcttTCAGACTCTGACAAACACTCTGACACTGTTTTCCTCTTGACTGTTTACTTCAGTGATGTGAAGAGCTGATCGCCTCCATCTGAAGGACCAGGGACTCACTGAAGAAGAGAAGGTTCGAAGCAGTCCTGACATCCGTCCTCTGGAAGTTTCTGCAGGAACACACTGGGACATCACCACTCTTTAAGACTCTCTGATGTTTAACCCCTCCACTCTCATACAGTGAGTGTGACTCGCATCATTTTAACACCCACTTTAACTGGGCGGGTTTCTTACagctcctccttccctccagTCCATCCTGCTTGGTAAGAAGTCGGTCTGGGACAGGCGGCGGTAGCTTTGGATGCTGAACTTTCCGTCTGGGCCTCTGTGTAGTAGCAGTAGTTCCACAGCGCTGTGGTGTCACAGAACCAGGAGATGTTGATGGGTGAGGGGGCTGAAGTTAGAGACCAGGCACATGAGCTCATTGAAACCCTGGAGCAGGAAGCCTGAGGGTTTGCTGTAGGTCACTGAGGCTGTAGATCAGAGGAAGACAACAGAGAAGCTAAATGattcataaaatataaaatagctCACCATAGACATCAGTGATTTCAGATGAGTATGTTGACCCTTTGTCCTCAGCTTTGGTCAAAGTcactctgctgctcactgagtAAGAGCTGCTCCCTGTGTGCTTCCATGCAGGACTGCTGATGTAATCAGACActgtctctccatcctttgTCCAGCTCACCAGGATGTTTGATGGGAAGAATCCAGACACCAGGCAAACAGCTCGGAGTCAGAGGGCTGCACAATCTTCACTGATGGTGGGTACATGACTGGAAAGGAGAGAAATATGGTTCatatatttgtattattgttattatttttagcaCTTTCCCCTGAGATACAGACTGCACCTCTGTGCTCTGGTTTTTACATAACATTTTACATTGTTTGTATATTGAGTTGTGTCTTTACTCAGCCATACTGCAGATATTCAGGCCATCATCACACCGTCTTCCAGGCTGAGAAGAGCTTCagcatcaaagaaaaaaagcaaaaacatcacCTGGTGCCAGCGGTGACAGGGGGTTGGACACCTTGGGGATGGATCTGGGTGGGTGAGGGCTGGCAATGTCAGGGTCTGCCTCTGTTTTCCAGGCCTGTAGGCGATGCGGTGAAGGGCTACAAGGGGCGTCTCCAGCAGCATCAGCACCTCTACTGCTTCGGCCATGGATGTAACTATGACCCCCTCCTGTaccactgctgctgttggagGGTGCtccttcatgttcatgttcatctgttttaGGAAACGCCACCACCAGAAAAcggcttgatgcagaaagatgtgagacgAGTGGTTATCGACACGACTTGAGAGCAGAAGCGGctacagagtgctgctgtggtgggCACGGTTCTTCCGTACAGGTAggcagctttcaccaggctacgttTGCTAACCTGATGCTAACATCATGCTAACAGGCTGCGATTGGCAGATTTCTGCGTTTCAaagcaggttttattccatttactgGTTTTTCTAAGCTCCTCTCTGATGATCAGACTGATCAGACaacatttgttgtttatatttgttataatGACGTTACGTGTTTTTCACCTGTAAATGAGATCCGGC
Encoded here:
- the dse gene encoding dermatan-sulfate epimerase isoform X2 → MYEKSYVRGWGFQYLHNHQPTNCVALLTGSLVYMTQGYLQEAYLWTKQVLSIMEKSMVLLQDVTDGSLYEGVAYGTYTTRSLFQYMFLVQRHFAIGHFDHPWLLKHFAFLYRTILPGFQRTVAIADSNYNWFYGPESQLVFLDRYVLRNGSGNWLAELIHQNRVMEGPGQAGKGQRWCTLHTEFIWYDPDLIPKPPSDFGTPRLHFFEDWGVVTYGSALPAGTNSSFLSFKSGKLGGRAIFDIVHRNKYKEWIKGWRNFNAGHEHPDQNTFTFAPNGVPFVTEALYGPKYTLLNNAVLFSSGFSGSCFKPWAGQVTEACDSKWLKYKVGYAADAQGRVEAAIERQGMVFIRGEGHSAYNPELKIRNFQRNLLLLHPQLLLLVDHIHLDPDSPARAVSAFFHNMELPFQSTKVDGVHGAFVLHGEDQYKMFWMDDTSHSNKGVLGYWNYPRGYPYNGSNYVNVTTPLRYPHTRVAYIFFGPGVDVQSFSLRGDDQRVDIYLATKDHTYTVYLLTGEVTSKPLFAMVLLDHKKVVFEKAAAAVDGSPEEVEEYVNVMEDNLQHVKPVFQQMERHILGQVLNTASFRKTAERLLQFSDKRKTEEVIEKMFAMSKKQGKGKGGKKVNLGDKLSESLPDIFAQIEVNEKKERQRTSKRTYEDSPEEGDADSRAFMDYTDGRRNRKGGFVKGRKFKEVHMVATAGSESLPSTASYIRLFLLLNTATFFLLLAVLLTRFQRGRSLHTQRCFYTILLIDCFILLYLYSSCSHTQC
- the dse gene encoding dermatan-sulfate epimerase isoform X1 → MRTHTRGAPTVFFISLLWPLLSPAVAAEVDPSGGIPFMGGNYDGHPMLYFSRGHVEELQYAAAGTHRDMAKRIREAGETMLEHPEEYLPPWSPAEFSARWNEVYGNNLGVLSMFCLLYPHRAGAINLARDYMERMAAQPSWLVKDAPWDEVPLAHSLVGFATAYDFLYEYLNKDQQERFLQVIGNASRLMYEKSYVRGWGFQYLHNHQPTNCVALLTGSLVYMTQGYLQEAYLWTKQVLSIMEKSMVLLQDVTDGSLYEGVAYGTYTTRSLFQYMFLVQRHFAIGHFDHPWLLKHFAFLYRTILPGFQRTVAIADSNYNWFYGPESQLVFLDRYVLRNGSGNWLAELIHQNRVMEGPGQAGKGQRWCTLHTEFIWYDPDLIPKPPSDFGTPRLHFFEDWGVVTYGSALPAGTNSSFLSFKSGKLGGRAIFDIVHRNKYKEWIKGWRNFNAGHEHPDQNTFTFAPNGVPFVTEALYGPKYTLLNNAVLFSSGFSGSCFKPWAGQVTEACDSKWLKYKVGYAADAQGRVEAAIERQGMVFIRGEGHSAYNPELKIRNFQRNLLLLHPQLLLLVDHIHLDPDSPARAVSAFFHNMELPFQSTKVDGVHGAFVLHGEDQYKMFWMDDTSHSNKGVLGYWNYPRGYPYNGSNYVNVTTPLRYPHTRVAYIFFGPGVDVQSFSLRGDDQRVDIYLATKDHTYTVYLLTGEVTSKPLFAMVLLDHKKVVFEKAAAAVDGSPEEVEEYVNVMEDNLQHVKPVFQQMERHILGQVLNTASFRKTAERLLQFSDKRKTEEVIEKMFAMSKKQGKGKGGKKVNLGDKLSESLPDIFAQIEVNEKKERQRTSKRTYEDSPEEGDADSRAFMDYTDGRRNRKGGFVKGRKFKEVHMVATAGSESLPSTASYIRLFLLLNTATFFLLLAVLLTRFQRGRSLHTQRCFYTILLIDCFILLYLYSSCSHTQC